The genomic stretch CCTTCATTTACCAGGTGAATAGGCaagtgaaccattatgtcaaagaaACTTGGAGGAAATATCATCTCCAACTGACAAATTATCTCTGCAATCTCATCTTCTAGGTAATCTAAATCTTCCACTTGTATAACTTTCTAACATAGAGAGCGGAAAAAGGAACCAAGACGAATTAGTGGGGTTTCCACCTCCTTGGGCATTGTGCTTCTTACTGCAATTTGCAACAAATAGTGTAACATGAAATGCGCATCATGGCTCTTGTAACCAGATATTTTTTTGTCACCAACTTGTAcacattttgaaatatttgatgcAGTCCCATTTAGTAACTTGGCAGCCTTTATAACTCCACAAAAAATTGACTTCTCGTGCGGAGTCATTGAGAAACATGCTTTTGCAAACTCTGAACGTCCTCCACCAATCTTCCGTGGATGAAGTCTTTCTCTAATTCCCATTTCTTGCAAATCATAACGGGCTTTAATATGATCTTTTGTCTTCCCCAGGATGTCCAAAAGAGTTTCAACAATACTATCAAATATGTTTTTTCAATGTGCATTACATCTAAGTTATGGCGCAATGTATTTTGAGCCCAGTAAGGAAACTCCAAAAAAATTGACCTCTTCTTCCACGGGCCAtcaactttcttctttttcttcttcccgAATTCATTATTGAAATCTTTTAAGAGTTCAAGAATTTCTGCCCCGTTTAACATGGATGGTGCAGTCCTATGTTCTTCTTCTCCGTTAAATGATTTGACATCGTCTCTCCGAGAATGAGTTCTTGGTAAAAAGGTACGGTGGTCCATATAACACATCTTATGACTGTGTTTGAGGTATAACGAATTGGTGTTATAGTTACAACAGGCACACGCCAATTTCCCTTTGGTGCTCCATCTCGACAACATAGCATAAGCAGGGTAGTCACTAATTGTCCACAAAAGAGCTGCACGcatttgaaaagtttgattcaTTGAAGAATCATATGTCTCTATGCCGGATTCCCATGACTCCTTTAGCTCCTCTATCAGTGGTTGGAGGTAAACATCGATATCATTGCCTGGAGATTTTGGTCCAAGAATCAACAATGACAACATTGTATATTTAGGTTTCATGGACAGCCAAGGTGGTGTGTTGTATACCATCATCAAGACAGGCCATGTACTATGAGATAAGCTCATGGTCCTAAATGGATTAAACCCATCACTCGTTAAGCCAAGTCTTACATTGCGGGGCTTACTAGAAAAATCTGGATGGAGCTCATCAAAGTCCTTCCACGCTTTACCATCAACAGGATGCCTCAATTTTCCATCCTTTGAGCGCTCTTCTGCATGCCATCTCATTGACTCAACTATCTTTGAACACATGAACAACCTTTGTAGTCTAGGAATCAATGGAAAGTGCCTCAAAACTTTTGCAGGAACTCTACACTAATTTTTTGGTTGCTCAGACTCGCATCCTTCAGTTGCAGCATTTTGTTTCCACCGTGAAGCTTCACAAATAGTGCAAGAATTGCCCTTTTCATGCTCCTTCCAAAATAGCATGCAATCATTTGGGCATGCATCTATCTTCTTATAATCAAGGCCTAAACCACTTATtatggcttttgtcttgtaaaATGATTCTGGAATGTTCAAATCAGGCATTGCttcttttaataattctaataGGGCAGTGAATGACGTATTGCTCCAGTCGTGGAGACATTTCAACAAGTAGAGTCGAATCGTGAATGATAACGAAGAGAAGTCTTTGCATCCAGGGTACAATTCTTGTTCCGCCTCTTTAATCAAATTGTAAAACGTTCTAGCCTCGTCATTGGGACCTTCATGAACTCCGTGTGCTTCTTCCCTATCTCcatatatatcatgcaataagCCAGGAATGTCATCATGTGATCCCTCTTGATCTTCCATCCCATCACCAATTTCCATAGACCTTTGTAGTTTCTCCCCATGGTGCAACCAAACGTCATTACCGTCTAGAAAACCTTTGGCTATTAGGTGATCCTTAATAATATCCCTTgttttctaatatatatttttacactTAGCACAAGGGCATAGAAGTTCACCTCCTCGAGGTCTTCCATTAGTGAAGGCAAAGTCTAAAAATCGAGTAACACCGTTGATGTACTCTTGACTAAACCACGACAGTTTAGTCCACTCTTTGTCCATCACTTGATAatctatatatttgaaacacaacACATAACACATCCAAAACTAAATTCATACAAAAAAGTAATAACAGTACCAAAACATGTGCTGCAATGACTTTAATTTCCAAAAACAGAACCAAAACATGTTCTCTCATATGAGAGTAGTTTTTTATTTTCAAGAGATGCAACAAAATATAACAACAACTAGTAAtatctctattattattattatcctaaCAAATCATGATACTAATGGGATATTTTATTTTGTGTCTTTCAttgaaaaaatattacaaaagcatGTAACTTGGCAGCCtctcaaaaacaaaaacaaactcaCATATAACATTTCATAAGACTAATGAGGTATGAAAAGAACTAACATTATACCTAGTTGAAAGAATTATTGTCTATACATTATACCTAATTTACAACTAATTAGGTAAGCAAAGAACTAACATTCATATCAATCAGAatacataaattaaataaaaaaggtgTTGTTACCTGGGAGGATGAAATCTTCCAGTAATCTGAACTTAGGAGGGAAAAGATTAATCTGAAATTTTTATATTTGACTCCAAGtagtaaggaaaaggaaaaaaaacgtCACACACAAAACACAAAAACCAACCGCACattcaacaaaatcaaaaaagaaaacaGTCCAGCATACATATATCAAATAACCAAGACAGTTCCAAAAAGAAATTTAACTCCAAACAGTTCAGAATTCAAGCAATAAATAGTCCTACATATTATCAAACTCAGCCTTACATCTACACATACAATAAcaagaaaaatcaaaacaaaattatGCAACAGATCCGCAAGAAGCAGAATTCCTATGATAAACAGTTCCAAAATCAAGTTACCCTAGCTGCCATACATTCACAAACATGTTCATACCATCTACAAGAGCTCACAAAATCAGCCTAAGCTCATTCACACTAAACCAAAAATCAGCCCTGCATATCACAATTGAAAAGAAACCACTTGCATCAAAACAAAAAAAGCCATGTTCATACATAAAGCCATAAAtccaaaactgaaccaaatcggATTGCTGCAAACCAAAAACAGCAGAGTACACCCACCTTGACCATACTCTCTGAAATTAGACTGCGACAGAAATGATGACTAAAACGCATATATTAGTCCTATGAATAACATATGCAAGCATGAACATTACACAAGATGCATGGATGCAAAATTAAAACATACAATCAGTTTTAACATTGAATCCTAAAGTTATGTATTGTGGATTGAAAGTAGTTACTAGTTAGTCCCAAATCCCAAGCCAAGAATCAGTTATATCATTCTAGCAAGATTAGTTTTGCCAAAAAATCACTTTTCTACTTAAAGGTCATCAAACACAAATCATTCCGCTACAAACACATGTCAAAATCATCTCTAGCAAGATCTAATCCAACACATAGGAAAGCAGCAGCAAACACAAATCTAAGTGAGCTCAGAAACAAGTTAGAACACTGACCTTAGTGCCAAAAGGACCTTCTGGATGATCTGTTTCAAGAATATTCGTCacctaaacaaacaaacaaaaaatacataattaCAAACTTCCTTCAAATGAATAATCTATAGTATATTGTAGCATAAAGGATCCTCAGAGTAAAATTCAAAAATTAGGTTACACATACACATATCATAATAACAGATATTCTTCTAATAAtcacaagaaattcaattcaattcatgaTATTAAGCATAACTAGCATTCTGATTTCGTCCCAAACAGAAAATCAGTTTTAGATTTAACAATACTAACAGTCAAATAACGGAAATAACAGTTAACTTGAATCTAACATACTTTCTCAACCTAAATTACAGATCAGTTTTCAACCCTAACAAAATCTAACCTAAATCACCATAACAAAATCT from Vicia villosa cultivar HV-30 ecotype Madison, WI linkage group LG4, Vvil1.0, whole genome shotgun sequence encodes the following:
- the LOC131597373 gene encoding uncharacterized protein LOC131597373 translates to MRWHAEERSKDGKLRHPVDGKAWKDFDELHPDFSSKPRNVRLGLTSDGFNPFRTMSLSHSTWPVLMMVYNTPPWLSMKPKYTMLSLLILGPKSPGNDIDVYLQPLIEELKESWESGIETYDSSMNQTFQMRAALLWTISDYPAYAMLSRWSTKGKLACACCNYNTNSLYLKHSHKMCYMDHRTFLPRTHSRRDDVKSFNGEEEHRTAPSMLNGAEILELLKDFNNEFGKKKKKKVDGPWKKSIVETLLDILGKTKDHIKARYDLQEMGIRERLHPRKIGGGRSEFAKACFSMTPHEKSIFCGVIKAAKLLNGTASNISKCVQVGDKKISGYKSHDAHFMLHYLLQIAKVIQVEDLDYLEDEIAEIICQLEMIFPPSFFDIMVHLPIHLVNEGRLGGPVQFRWMYPTERYLCKLKSYVRNRAYPEGSIAEGYLAEEAITFFSRYLHSNVDTRLNRKSRSYDVTDSLETDLDDYFTTVGRPFGGAGEPFNLDVKSKDDAHRYILFNCNEVQIYISEHDQSVNSNTNKRKWTKAKSQSKEFSQWFKTRAQNDDVPLQLKKLSRGPNFVAKRYPGYVINGYRFHTRKRDTNLKTQNSGCDWFEVEKEKYGLTCVRFNKKIYQNDPFVLPSQVHQCYYVQDPFDPNRHYALQTVPRDFFNIADPSNLQAETPSSGENRDGDGELNWVREDIPAIIAETPHETNEAKSDGEDFDYDDTLFDYID